The Flavobacterium faecale genomic sequence AAAATGAATTAACGGAATAATAGCAAATCCTAATTGTAAACTCAAAACCACTTGACTAAAAATCAACAATTTACCCGTTACTCCTTCACCAAAAATAGTGATCACTACAACAGCAGGAACAATGGCAATCAAGCGCGTAATGATGCGTCGTACCCAAGGTTGAATTCGTAAATTTAGATAGCCTTCCATAATTATCTGTCCCGCTAATGTACCGGTAATGGTAGAACTTTGCCCAGCGGCAATCAATGCAACGGCGAACAAAATTGGCGCCCATTTGGTACCCAAAAGCGGTTGTAAAAATCTGTGTGCATCTTGAATTTCGGCAACGTTATGCATACCAACTTTATAAAATGTAGCGGCGGCCAAAATCAAAATGGCGGCATTGACAAAAAAGGCAAGGTTCAATGCAATAGTCGAATCAATAAAATTATATTTTAAAGCCTGCTTGATTCCTGCTTTCGATCGGTCAAATTTTCGGGTTTGCACCAATGAGGAGTGCAAATATAGATTGTGAGGCATTACGGTAGCTCCAATAATACCAATGGCAATGTACAAAGCAGTTTCGTTAGGCATGGTCGGGATCAATCCTAAAATTACTTTGTCCATTTCGGGTTGAGCAAAAATCATTTCGAAAATAAACGAAACCCCAATTACAGTTACCAAAGCGATAATGAAGGCTTCCATTTTTCGAATCCCTTTATTAATCAAAAATAATAGTAAAAAAGTATCCAAAACAGTAATCATCACCCCTTGAATCAACGGAATATCAAATAACAAATTGATACCAATTGCCATTCCGAGCACTTCGGCCAAGTCACAAGCTGCTATGGCAATTTCGGCCAAAAAGTATAAAATATAATTGATGAATGGCGAATAGGTCTCACGTGAGGCCTGCGCAAGATCGCGTTGCGTAACGATACCCAAACGTGCGCTCAGACTTTGCAACAACAAAGCCATCATATTACTCATTAGTAGTACCCATAATAACGAATAACCAAATTGGCTACCTCCGGCAATATCTGTGGCCCAATTTCCGGGGTCCATATAACCCACACTAATCAGGTAAGCGGGACCAAAAAAGGCCAATATTTTTTTAAAAACCGATTTTTTATTCTCTGTCGAAACCGATTCGTTTACTTCTTCTAAGGACTTGCTCATTACTAACTGTTTGCAACAAATATATGCAATAAAGTATTACAGCCAAAAAATATATTTAGACTAAGCTAAAAAATAAACGGCAGTTTAAGAAGAATATAACTGAGCTAACAGAAAAAATTTGACCCAAGATTAACAATTCTTAGCTTCAATAAGCAAAAGAACAATCCTATATTTGCAGAAATTAATCTGTATTCGAATGCGTCTCAATCGAATTTGATTGCCTTTGAAAAACATCTAAAAGTGCACAAACTAGTAATCGACAGCGCAAACACAAATAAAAAAATAATTTTGCTCGAATAAAAAAAGCAATACGACCTGCCTCAAAACAGTGAAGTAGGCTAGAAAAAACAAATACAACTCCCTATGAAAATGAAACTTTGTCTACGCAAATCAATTTGTCTATTGCTCTTAGCAGCTAGTATCCCCAATGTAATGGCACAAGAGGTTGCGCCAAAAAATGACGAAAGCCAAGTAAAAGTCTACTCTATCTTATGGCAACAAACAGCCGCAGAATATAGAGCTTTGTGTTACCAAGCCTTTAATTTGGCTAGTTTGAGAATAAATGATATTCCGAGAAGACAATTGCGAAAAGGCAATCTTGCTATTGTAACTGATCTTGACGAAACCATACTAGACAATAGTTATGTTGGCGCTCAATTAATCAAAGAAAATAAGCAAATGAACGGTGCCGAATGGGACCGATGGACAGCAGCATCAAAAGTAACGGCACTACCAGGAGCAGTTGAGTTCTTGAAAGAAGCAGCCAAAAAAGGAATAACCATTTTTTATATTTCAAACAGAGAAACTAGTGCTATACAAAGCACCTTGATAGACCTGAAACGTCTAGGATTGCCTAACGCAGACGAAGCACATTGTTTGTTTAAATCGACTACCTCATCAAAAGAAGTTCGTAGAAATGTAGTTGAGAAAGACTATAAAATCGTGATGTTAATGGGAGACAACCTAACCGACTTCAGTACTGCTTTCGAAAAAAATAGTATTCAAGACCGATTTGACAAAACCGATTTGGACCGCAAGCAATGGGGTGACAAATTTATCGTACTACCGAACTGTAATTATGGTGAATGGGAAAATGCGTTGTATGATTACCAAAGAAAAACTGATGCAGAAAAAGCACAAATGAGACTCAACCTTTTAAAAGGATATTAAAAAAGTCTCTCTAGCTT encodes the following:
- a CDS encoding Nramp family divalent metal transporter produces the protein MSKSLEEVNESVSTENKKSVFKKILAFFGPAYLISVGYMDPGNWATDIAGGSQFGYSLLWVLLMSNMMALLLQSLSARLGIVTQRDLAQASRETYSPFINYILYFLAEIAIAACDLAEVLGMAIGINLLFDIPLIQGVMITVLDTFLLLFLINKGIRKMEAFIIALVTVIGVSFIFEMIFAQPEMDKVILGLIPTMPNETALYIAIGIIGATVMPHNLYLHSSLVQTRKFDRSKAGIKQALKYNFIDSTIALNLAFFVNAAILILAAATFYKVGMHNVAEIQDAHRFLQPLLGTKWAPILFAVALIAAGQSSTITGTLAGQIIMEGYLNLRIQPWVRRIITRLIAIVPAVVVITIFGEGVTGKLLIFSQVVLSLQLGFAIIPLIHFVSDKTKMKGFHISRVTQIASWIVASIIVILNGKLVFDEINGWLESAENPLILWLTVVPLAFAFLILLLYIVFKPFFDKSNRTIHNHSPHHLKLQFPKGQTYSKKNIAVTVDFTTADEVALNNAFELGGKEAEYTLIHVVETVGAHMFGDDADDHETTVDEKLLLEYESILKEKGFKVTTKLGFGLPDKVIPVLINQGKFDVLVMGTHGHTGLKDLLFGTTVDHIRHKISIPLFIVKQ
- a CDS encoding 5'-nucleotidase, lipoprotein e(P4) family; this translates as MKMKLCLRKSICLLLLAASIPNVMAQEVAPKNDESQVKVYSILWQQTAAEYRALCYQAFNLASLRINDIPRRQLRKGNLAIVTDLDETILDNSYVGAQLIKENKQMNGAEWDRWTAASKVTALPGAVEFLKEAAKKGITIFYISNRETSAIQSTLIDLKRLGLPNADEAHCLFKSTTSSKEVRRNVVEKDYKIVMLMGDNLTDFSTAFEKNSIQDRFDKTDLDRKQWGDKFIVLPNCNYGEWENALYDYQRKTDAEKAQMRLNLLKGY